TGGGCTTGCGCCTCCACGCCGACGAGCTCACCTGGACGGGAGGGGCGGAGCTCGCGGCCGAGCTCGGGGCGCGCTCCGCCGACCATCTGATCTTCGTCTCCGAGGCGGGGATGAGGGCCCTGGCCGAGGCCTCCTGCGTAGCGACCGTCCTTCCCTCCGCCGCTTTCTATCTTCGCCTCGGCCGCTTCGCCCCCGCCCGCGCGTTGGTGGAGGCCGGTGCCCCCCTCGCCCTGGCCAGCGACGTCAACCCCGGAGGGGGCTTGTCGCCCGCCCTCCCCTTCGCCATGGCCGTGGCCTGCTTCTCGATGGGCCTGGCCCTCGAGGAGGCTCTGTCCGCCGCCACCGTGAACGCCGCCTACTCCCTTGGGCTGGCCGCCGACGTCGGGAGCCTCGAGGTGGGGAAGCGGGCCGACCTCGTCCTGTTGCGCTCGGCGCGCCTGCTCGACCTCATCCGGGTGGGGGTCTCCGCCATCCGGGCCGTGGTCAAGAACGGGCGGTTGGTGGTGCGGGACGGGCGGCGCCTCCCCCTGGGACCGCCTTGACCCGGGAGACACGAACCATGCCTCGGGTCTTCGTCCAGGACCTGGTCAAGACGTACCCCGGGCGACGGAAGAGCCCGCCCGTGGAAGCGGTGCGCGGGATCTCGTTCGGGGTGGAGGCGGGAGAGTTCTTCGGCCTGCTGGGGCCCAACGGCGCGGGCAAGAGCACGACCATCGGCTGCATCAACACCCTCGTGCGGCCCACCTCCGGCCGGGTGCTCATCGATGGCGTGGACGTGGTCGCGGCTCCCCGCGAGGCGAAGCGCCGGATCGCGGTCGTGCCCCAGACCCGCAACCTAGACCGCGACTTGACCGTCCGCGAGGTGCTGACTTACCACGGGCGATACTTCGGCCTGCCCGCGGCCGAGAGGGAGGCGCGGGCGGACCGCCTTCTCGCGGAGATGCAGATCGAGGACAAGGGGGGTGCCAAGCCGCTCACCCTCTCCGGGGGGCAGCAGCAGCGGGTGATGATCGCCCGCGCCCTCATGCACGACCCCCGGGTCCTCCTCCTCGACGAACCCACGACCGGCCTCGACCCTCAAGCGCGGCGCATGCTCTGGGAGACGCTGCGCGGGCTGCACCAGAAGGGCCTGACCCTCATCCTGACCACCCACTACATGGAGGAGGCGGATCGTCTCTGCGAGCGCCTGGCCATCATCGACCATGGTCAGATCCTCACCGTCGACACCCCGGCCGCCCTCAAGAAGGGGCTCCCCGGCGGGCAGATCCTGGACGTCTGGGTCGACGCGGCCGCGCCCCTGGGCCCTCGTCTCTCCACCATCGCGGGCGTGATCCGCGTGGAGGCGGTGGGCCAGGACGGGCAAGATGGCGGGGAGCGGCTGCGGCTCTTCGTGGACCCCGGGGACGGCCTTCTCGACCGTGTCCTCCATGCCATTCGGGACGCGGGCGGCCTCCTCCACCATGTGAGCCTCACCTCTCCCAGCCTGGAGGACGTTTACATCCATCTCACCGGCAAGGAGCTGCGGGAGTGAGCGGGGAAGGGCAGCCCGCAACCGGGTCTTCGCGCATCAGGAGAGAGGAGATCGAGCCATGACCGCCTTCCTGGCCCTGCTTCGGCGCGACCTGCACGTGGCCTCGCGCAACGCGGTTCCCCTGCTTGTGGCCACCCTCACGCAGCCGATCTTGGTCGTGCTCGTGTTCGGCAACATCCTGCCCCGGCTGCACCTGGTGGCAGAGGAATTCCGCACCGTCATCGTGCCCGGGCTCATGTCCATCACCATGCTCATGGCGGGCGTGCAGGGAGTCCTCCTGCCCCTGACCATCGACCTTTCCGGGAGCCGGGAGGTGGACGAGCGGATCCTGGCCCCCATCACCATCTTGGGGGTGGCCATCGAGAAGGTGTTGGCGGGGGCCATCCACGCAGGCGTGGCCGGACTCACCGCCCTCCCCGCCATGATGGTCCTCATGCACCGGGTGAGCGGGGTAGACGTCCACCCTCACTGGGCCGTGCTGGCCCCCTTGGCGGCGGTGAGCGGCGTCCTCTCCGCCGCCTTCGGCCTGACCCTGGGCACGCATGTCCCGCCCCGGTTCAGCGGCCTGCTCTTCGCGGTCGTGCTGGGGCCGCTGATGCTCTTCGGCTGCGCGTACTACCCCTGGGCGGCCCTGGGCGCCTTGGGCCCCCTGCAGTATCTCTTCCTCCTGAACCCGCTCGTGTTCATGAGCGAGGCCATGCGGTGGGGAGTGACGCCCGACGTTCCCCACATGCCTCCCCCGATCCTCCTCACCGGCCTCCTCGGCTTTGTCCTTCTCTTCACCTTCCTGGGCGCCCGCTCCTTCGAGCGGAGGACCATCCTCTAGCGGTCTAGAACCTCAGGCCGACGGCCAGCGAGAGCAGGGAGTCATTCTTGACGATGGCCTTGACCTGGACGTAGGGAATGACGCGACCCGAGCGGAAGCCGATCCCCCCCAGGAGGTCCGCACCCACGTCCGTGCTCGTGCCCGCCCCGTCCGGGTGGACGCGCACGAAGGCCACGCCCGCGCCCAGCCAGACGTACGTCGAGCTGTGGGTGGGGAAGTCGTAGTGGAAATCACCGTTGAAGGTGATGTAACTGCCGTTGTCCACGAACACGTACTCGACGTTGGGGTTGAAGTAGAAGTGGGGGGCCACCCGAACCAGGAGCTCGCCGCCCAGGAATGGCTTCTCCACCTTGGTGTAGTAGCCACCCCGCACCCCGAACATGACCTCATCGTCGTGCGCGAAAGCGACCCCCGACAAAGGGGCCAGGCACAACCAGGCGGTCAGGAACGTAAATAAGGAGCGCGTGAATCTCATGCTTTCCCGCCTTTCTGGAACTTGAGTCGAAGCCCGCCGTGGAAGCTTGGGCTGCTTCAGCTTCTCGGTCGCGGGTCCTGACCGATGAGGGGCCGGGCCTGAGCGGCCTTGTCGGCCGCCGCGCGACGCGATGCTCCCTTCAACCTAGGCAAGAGACGCCGCCTTGTCAAAGCCCGATGGGGGGACCTGTGACGGAGAGCACTGTGACGGAGAACACACCCCGCGGGCTTGCTCAGCGGTGTTGGGTGAGGGCCTCGGCGAGGGCGGAGAGGGAGGAGACGCGCGGGCAATCGACATCGGAATAGAGGCCGGCGGAGTCGAGGAGCACCGCGCGCAGGCCCGCCGCCCGCGCGCCCTCCACGTCCACGTGGTAGAAGTCGCCCACGTGGACGGTCGCCTCGGGCCGGGCCCCGCTGCGGGCGAGGGCGATCTCGAAGATCCGGGGGTCGGGCTTCTCCACCCCTTCTTCCTGGGAGTCGAGGACGGTGCGGAAGAAGGGCGCGAGGCGGACGCGCTCCAGGAGAGCGCGCAGGGTGCCGTTTGCGTTGGAGACCACGGCCAGCTGCAGACCGGCGGCGCGGACGGCGGTGAGGGCGGGGATCGCGTCCTTGGGAACGCTCTCCCAGAGGTTATGGCGATCGTGGTACGCGCGAAGCTCGGCCAGGGCCGCGTCGGTCCCCGCAGAGCGGGCGACGCCCGCGCCCTCGAGCACGAGCTCGAGGTAGGGGAAGACGCGCGCGGCGTCGGTGGTGGCCCGCATGCGCTCGCGGGTGTCCAGGGCGCGCTTGACCCGTGGCTCGGCGGCGGCCAGGGCCGCCGCCTCCACCGTCACGCCCTCGCGGGCGAGGGTCGCGCTCACGCGGCCCCAGTGGGGATAGACAAGGACTCCACCCGCGTCGAGGAAGAGG
The DNA window shown above is from Vicinamibacteria bacterium and carries:
- a CDS encoding ABC transporter permease, with translation MTAFLALLRRDLHVASRNAVPLLVATLTQPILVVLVFGNILPRLHLVAEEFRTVIVPGLMSITMLMAGVQGVLLPLTIDLSGSREVDERILAPITILGVAIEKVLAGAIHAGVAGLTALPAMMVLMHRVSGVDVHPHWAVLAPLAAVSGVLSAAFGLTLGTHVPPRFSGLLFAVVLGPLMLFGCAYYPWAALGALGPLQYLFLLNPLVFMSEAMRWGVTPDVPHMPPPILLTGLLGFVLLFTFLGARSFERRTIL
- a CDS encoding ABC transporter ATP-binding protein yields the protein MPRVFVQDLVKTYPGRRKSPPVEAVRGISFGVEAGEFFGLLGPNGAGKSTTIGCINTLVRPTSGRVLIDGVDVVAAPREAKRRIAVVPQTRNLDRDLTVREVLTYHGRYFGLPAAEREARADRLLAEMQIEDKGGAKPLTLSGGQQQRVMIARALMHDPRVLLLDEPTTGLDPQARRMLWETLRGLHQKGLTLILTTHYMEEADRLCERLAIIDHGQILTVDTPAALKKGLPGGQILDVWVDAAAPLGPRLSTIAGVIRVEAVGQDGQDGGERLRLFVDPGDGLLDRVLHAIRDAGGLLHHVSLTSPSLEDVYIHLTGKELRE
- a CDS encoding HAD-IA family hydrolase, coding for MMDWTHPPLETLFLDAGGVLVYPHWGRVSATLAREGVTVEAAALAAAEPRVKRALDTRERMRATTDAARVFPYLELVLEGAGVARSAGTDAALAELRAYHDRHNLWESVPKDAIPALTAVRAAGLQLAVVSNANGTLRALLERVRLAPFFRTVLDSQEEGVEKPDPRIFEIALARSGARPEATVHVGDFYHVDVEGARAAGLRAVLLDSAGLYSDVDCPRVSSLSALAEALTQHR